In a single window of the Streptomyces sp. HUAS ZL42 genome:
- a CDS encoding glycoside hydrolase family 13 protein, producing the protein MSQQHSAADPAPTLTSAAAVATVTKRRDWWRDAVIYQVYPRSFADSNGDGMGDLEGVRSRLPYLRDLGVDAVWLSPFYASPQADAGYDVADYRAVDPMFGNLLDADALIRDAHELGLRIIVDLVPNHSSDQHEWFKRALKEGPGSPLRDRYHFRPGKGKNGELPPNDWESIFGGPAWTRVPDGEWYLHLFAPEQPDFNWEHPAVGDEFRSILRFWLDMGVDGFRIDVAHGLVKAEGLPDLGSHDQLKLLGNDVMPFFDQDGVHEIYRQWRTVLDEYAGERIFVAEAWTPTIERTANYVRPDELHQAFNFQYLATEWDAAELRTVVDRTLEAMRPVGAPATWVLSNHDVTRHATRFANPPGLGTQIRLAGDRALGLRRARAATLLMLALPGSAYIYQGEELGLPDVVDLPDEVRQDPAYFRGAGQDGFRDGCRVPIPWTRTGSSYGFGAGGSWLPQPEGWGELSIEAQTGEPDSTLELYRCALAVRRARPDLGAGDSVEWLKAPEGVLAFRRGEFVCVANTTAESVTTPVHGRVLLASGEVSETDGEAKVPADTTVWWTTA; encoded by the coding sequence ATGAGCCAGCAGCACTCCGCCGCCGACCCGGCCCCGACCCTCACCTCCGCAGCGGCCGTCGCCACCGTCACCAAGCGCCGTGACTGGTGGCGGGACGCGGTGATCTACCAGGTCTATCCGCGCAGCTTCGCCGACAGCAACGGCGACGGCATGGGGGACCTGGAGGGCGTACGCTCCCGCCTTCCGTACCTGCGCGACCTCGGCGTGGACGCCGTGTGGCTCAGCCCCTTCTACGCGTCGCCGCAGGCCGACGCCGGCTACGACGTCGCCGACTACCGGGCCGTCGACCCCATGTTCGGCAACCTCCTCGACGCGGACGCGCTGATCCGCGACGCCCACGAACTCGGGCTCAGAATCATCGTCGACCTGGTCCCGAACCACTCCTCCGACCAGCACGAGTGGTTCAAGCGGGCGCTGAAGGAAGGCCCCGGCTCGCCGCTGCGGGACCGCTACCACTTCCGCCCCGGCAAGGGGAAGAACGGTGAGCTCCCGCCCAACGACTGGGAGTCGATCTTCGGCGGCCCGGCGTGGACACGGGTGCCGGACGGGGAGTGGTACCTGCATCTCTTCGCGCCGGAACAGCCCGACTTCAACTGGGAGCACCCGGCGGTGGGCGACGAGTTCCGCTCCATCCTCCGTTTCTGGCTGGACATGGGCGTCGACGGCTTCCGCATCGACGTGGCACACGGCCTGGTGAAGGCGGAAGGCCTTCCCGACCTGGGATCCCACGACCAGCTCAAGCTGCTGGGCAACGATGTCATGCCGTTCTTCGACCAGGACGGTGTGCACGAGATCTACCGGCAGTGGCGCACGGTCCTCGACGAGTACGCCGGCGAGCGCATCTTCGTGGCGGAGGCCTGGACCCCCACGATCGAACGCACCGCGAACTACGTCCGCCCCGACGAACTCCACCAGGCCTTCAACTTCCAGTACCTGGCCACCGAGTGGGACGCGGCCGAACTGCGCACGGTCGTCGACCGCACCCTCGAGGCGATGCGCCCGGTGGGCGCCCCCGCCACCTGGGTGCTGTCCAACCACGACGTGACCCGCCACGCCACCCGCTTCGCCAACCCGCCGGGCCTCGGCACGCAGATCCGTCTCGCCGGCGACCGCGCACTGGGCCTTCGGCGGGCGAGAGCGGCGACCCTGCTGATGCTGGCGCTGCCCGGCTCGGCGTACATCTACCAGGGCGAGGAGCTGGGCCTCCCGGACGTCGTCGACCTGCCGGACGAGGTGCGCCAGGACCCCGCGTACTTCCGCGGCGCGGGCCAGGACGGCTTCCGTGACGGCTGCCGAGTGCCCATCCCGTGGACGCGCACCGGTTCCTCGTACGGCTTCGGCGCGGGCGGCAGCTGGCTGCCGCAGCCGGAGGGCTGGGGAGAGCTGAGCATCGAGGCCCAGACCGGCGAACCGGACTCCACCCTGGAGCTGTACCGCTGCGCACTCGCGGTCCGCCGCGCCCGGCCCGACCTGGGCGCCGGTGACTCGGTCGAGTGGCTGAAGGCACCCGAGGGCGTCCTCGCCTTCCGCCGCGGCGAGTTCGTGTGCGTCGCGAACACGACGGCGGAGTCGGTGACCACGCCGGTGCACGGCCGCGTGCTCCTCGCGAGCGGCGAGGTGAGCGAGACGGACGGCGAGGCGAAGGTGCCGGCGGACACGACGGTGTGGTGGACGACGGCCTGA
- a CDS encoding alpha-amylase family protein → MASSRSLAGALALAAAAAVAAPITAHASPPGTKDVTAVLFEWNFASVARECTNTLGPAGYGYVQVSPPAEHIQGAQWWTSYQPVSYKIAGRLGDRTAFQNMVNTCHAAGVKVVVDTVINHMSAGSGTGTGGSSYTKYNYPGLYSSYDFDDCTYLVGNYQDRWNVQHCELVGLADLDTGESYVRGAIAGYLNDLLTLGVDGFRIDAAKHIDAADLANIKTRLTNPSVYWKQEVIYGSGEAVQPTEYTGNGDVQEFRYAYDLKRVFNNENLAYLKNYGEGWGYMSGSVAGVFVDNHDTERNGSTLNYKDGANYTLANVFMLAWPYGAPDINSGYEWSDTDAGPPNGGTVNACWQDGWKCQHAWPEIIRMVAFRNATRGESVTNWWDNGNDAIAFGRGSKGYVAINHESGSLTRTYQTSLPAGTYCNVQNNTTVTVNSSGQFTATLGSNTALAIYTGKSSC, encoded by the coding sequence ATGGCATCCAGCAGATCCCTCGCGGGCGCCCTCGCGCTCGCCGCGGCGGCAGCAGTCGCCGCGCCCATCACGGCCCACGCCTCCCCGCCCGGCACCAAGGACGTCACCGCCGTCCTCTTCGAGTGGAACTTCGCCTCGGTGGCGAGGGAGTGCACCAACACTCTCGGCCCCGCCGGCTACGGATACGTCCAGGTCTCCCCGCCCGCCGAGCACATACAGGGCGCGCAGTGGTGGACGTCGTACCAGCCGGTGAGCTACAAGATCGCCGGTCGGCTCGGCGACCGTACGGCCTTCCAGAACATGGTCAACACCTGCCACGCGGCCGGTGTGAAGGTCGTGGTCGACACCGTCATCAACCACATGTCGGCGGGCAGCGGCACCGGGACGGGCGGCTCCTCGTATACCAAGTACAACTACCCGGGCCTGTACTCCTCCTACGACTTCGACGACTGCACGTACCTGGTCGGCAACTACCAGGACCGCTGGAACGTCCAGCACTGCGAACTGGTCGGTCTCGCGGACCTCGACACGGGCGAGTCCTACGTCCGCGGCGCCATCGCCGGCTACCTGAACGACCTGCTCACCCTGGGTGTCGACGGTTTCCGTATCGACGCCGCCAAGCACATCGACGCCGCCGACCTGGCGAACATCAAGACCCGGCTGACGAACCCTTCCGTCTACTGGAAGCAGGAGGTCATCTACGGCAGTGGAGAGGCCGTCCAGCCGACTGAGTACACGGGCAACGGGGATGTGCAGGAGTTCCGGTACGCGTACGACCTCAAGCGCGTCTTCAACAACGAGAATCTGGCGTACCTGAAGAACTACGGCGAGGGCTGGGGCTACATGAGCGGCTCCGTCGCCGGCGTCTTCGTCGACAACCACGACACCGAGCGCAACGGCTCCACGCTCAACTACAAGGACGGCGCCAACTACACCCTCGCCAATGTCTTCATGCTGGCCTGGCCCTACGGCGCCCCGGACATCAACTCCGGCTACGAGTGGTCCGACACGGACGCCGGCCCGCCCAACGGCGGCACGGTCAACGCCTGCTGGCAGGACGGCTGGAAGTGCCAGCACGCCTGGCCGGAGATCATCCGCATGGTCGCCTTCCGCAACGCGACCCGTGGCGAGTCGGTCACCAACTGGTGGGACAACGGCAACGACGCCATCGCGTTCGGGCGGGGGAGCAAGGGTTACGTGGCCATCAACCACGAGTCCGGCTCGCTGACGCGGACGTACCAGACCTCGCTGCCCGCGGGGACGTACTGCAATGTGCAGAACAACACGACGGTGACCGTGAACTCCAGCGGCCAGTTCACCGCAACCCTCGGCTCCAACACCGCGCTGGCGATCTACACGGGCAAGTCGAGCTGCTGA
- the pulA gene encoding pullulanase-type alpha-1,6-glucosidase: protein MIPRWPTPSRRRTAHAGRVAVVTVTALAAALVQPLAARADTPPAPPSDAKLAAQPARHDDTREQFYFVLPDRFANGDKANDTGGLTGSRLTTGYDPTDKGFYQGGDLKGLTKRLDYIKGLGTTAIWMAPIFKNQPVQGTGANASAGYHGYWITDFTQVDPHFGTNKDLETLISKAHAKGMKVFFDVITNHTADVVDYEEKSYDYLSKGAFPYLTEDGEPFDDADYAGTGDFPQVDADSFPRTPKVTKKNKVPAWLNDPTMYHNRGDSTFAGESSTNGDFSGLDDLWTERPEVVSGMERIYQRWVRDFDIDGFRIDTVKHVDMEFWTQWATALDAYAAKQGRDDFFMFGEVYSADTNITSPYVTQGRLDATLDFPFQEAARQYASQGGSAKKLAGVFGDDYKYTTDKANAYEQVTFLGNHDMGRIGYFLAQDNPKASDAELLKKDRLANELMFLSRGNPVVYYGDEQGFTGSGGDKDARQTMFASRTADYLDDDELGTDRTHASDAYDPGAPLYRQIAALAGLRKANPALTDGVQTERYAADGTGIYAFSRTGSDRTEYLVAFNNAGEAAEATFAVGSANMTYTGIYATDGTVRSDADRKITLTVPAGSAVVLKAAGQLAKPSTAPTITLKAPATGATGTVELTADLDGGQLNRVVFAAQVGNGKWRTLGSADHAPYKVTQTIAEDVPAGTALRYKAVVIDSAGRTASATAQSLTGTPPAEEIPTASSRDYAIVHYKRTDGDYADWGLYAWGDLADGESTNWPDSHPFIGRDAYGAFAYVKLKPGASSIGFLVIDKQGTKDVSADRTIDVTRTGEVWVEQGKEAVLTQRPDYPAQDKSKAVLHYHRADGNYDGWGLHVWTGAANPTDWSNPLKPVKTDAYGAVFEVPLTDGATSLSYIVHKGDDKDLPADQSLDLTANGHEVWLLNGREKYLLPQPAGSAAALDLTTSKAVWIDRNTVAWNGSEAAVSTQLLYSRDGSIAVKDGALTSDDERWLRLTKTTLTDAQKAKFPHLKAYTAWSVDPRDRDRVREALGGQLVASQRAANGAVLAATGVQIAGVLDDLYPEATKARLGPTFRNGRPTLAVWAPTAQSVKLELDGSAVAMKRDDTTGVWSVTGPRSWKNKPYRYVVKVWAPSVRKIVTNKVTDPYSVALTANSERSLVVDLDDRSLAPGGWSALTKPRAVPLKDAQIQELHIRDFSVEDRTARHPGTYLAFTDKDSDGSKHLRELAKAGASYVHLLPAFDIATIPEKRSDQATTDCDLASYPADSDKQQECVAKIAAKDAYNWGYDPYHYTVPEGSYATDPDGTARTVEFRRMVKALNEDGLRVVMDVVYNHTAASGQADTSVLDRIVPGYYQRLLADGSVANSTCCANTATENAMMGKLVVDSVVTWAKEYKVDGFRFDLMGHHPKANILAVRKALDALTPEKDGVDGKKIILYGEGWNFGEVADDARFVQATQKNMAGTGIATFSDRARDAVRGGGPFDSDPGIQGFASGLYTDPNSSAGNGTPAEQKARLLHYQDLIKVGLSGNLAKYRFTDTAGKEVTGAEVDYNGAPAGYADAPGDALAYADAHDNESLFDALTYKLPASTSPSDRARMQVLAMATAALSQGPSLSQAGTDLLRSKSLDRNSYDSGDWFNAIHWNCADGNGFGRGLPMAADNASKWPYATPLLSTVGVGCAQIDGASAAYRDLLKIRTTEQFFSLGTAEQVQSNLSFPLSGKDETPGVITMELGDLVVVFNATPKTQEQRIDALTGTAFALHPVQRAGADSIVKASAYERESGTFTVPARTVAVFARTS, encoded by the coding sequence GTGATACCGAGATGGCCGACGCCGTCAAGGCGCCGTACCGCCCATGCGGGCCGAGTAGCTGTGGTCACCGTGACCGCGCTGGCCGCAGCACTCGTCCAGCCCCTCGCCGCCCGGGCCGACACCCCGCCCGCGCCCCCGTCCGACGCGAAGCTCGCCGCCCAGCCCGCCCGGCACGACGACACGCGCGAGCAGTTCTACTTCGTCCTGCCGGACCGTTTCGCCAACGGTGACAAGGCCAATGACACCGGCGGCCTGACGGGTTCGCGCCTCACCACCGGCTACGACCCCACCGACAAGGGCTTCTACCAGGGCGGCGACCTCAAGGGCCTGACCAAGCGCCTCGACTACATCAAGGGCCTCGGCACCACCGCCATCTGGATGGCCCCCATCTTCAAGAACCAGCCCGTACAGGGCACCGGCGCCAACGCCTCCGCCGGCTACCACGGTTACTGGATCACGGACTTCACCCAGGTCGACCCCCACTTCGGTACCAACAAGGATTTGGAGACCCTCATCTCCAAGGCGCACGCCAAGGGCATGAAGGTTTTCTTCGACGTCATCACCAACCACACGGCGGATGTCGTCGACTACGAGGAGAAGTCGTACGACTACCTCTCCAAGGGCGCCTTCCCCTACCTGACCGAGGACGGCGAGCCCTTCGACGACGCGGACTACGCGGGCACGGGCGACTTCCCGCAGGTCGACGCCGACTCCTTCCCCCGCACGCCGAAGGTCACGAAGAAGAACAAGGTCCCGGCGTGGCTCAACGACCCGACGATGTACCACAACCGCGGCGACTCCACCTTCGCCGGTGAGAGCTCCACGAACGGCGACTTCTCCGGCCTCGACGACCTGTGGACCGAGCGCCCCGAGGTCGTCAGCGGGATGGAGAGGATCTATCAGCGCTGGGTCCGGGACTTCGACATCGACGGCTTCCGGATCGACACCGTGAAGCACGTCGACATGGAGTTCTGGACGCAGTGGGCCACGGCCCTCGACGCCTACGCGGCCAAGCAGGGGCGCGACGACTTCTTCATGTTCGGCGAGGTCTACTCCGCCGACACGAACATCACGTCCCCGTACGTCACGCAGGGCCGCCTCGACGCCACCCTCGACTTCCCCTTCCAGGAGGCGGCCCGCCAGTACGCCTCACAGGGCGGCAGCGCGAAGAAGCTCGCCGGGGTCTTCGGCGACGACTACAAGTACACGACCGACAAGGCCAACGCGTACGAGCAGGTCACCTTCCTCGGCAACCACGACATGGGCCGGATCGGGTACTTCCTCGCGCAGGACAACCCGAAGGCCTCCGACGCCGAACTGCTGAAGAAGGACAGGCTCGCCAACGAGCTGATGTTCCTCAGCCGCGGCAACCCCGTCGTGTACTACGGCGACGAGCAGGGCTTCACCGGCTCCGGCGGCGACAAGGACGCCCGCCAGACGATGTTCGCCTCCCGCACGGCCGACTACCTCGACGACGACGAGCTCGGCACCGACCGCACCCACGCGAGCGACGCCTACGACCCGGGCGCACCCCTGTACCGGCAGATCGCGGCCCTCGCGGGGCTCCGCAAGGCCAACCCCGCGCTGACGGACGGCGTACAGACCGAGCGTTACGCGGCCGACGGCACGGGCATCTATGCCTTCTCCCGGACCGGGAGCGACAGGACCGAATACCTCGTCGCCTTCAACAACGCGGGGGAGGCCGCGGAGGCGACCTTCGCGGTCGGCTCGGCGAACATGACGTACACCGGGATCTACGCCACCGACGGCACTGTCAGGTCCGACGCCGACAGGAAGATCACCCTCACCGTTCCGGCGGGCTCGGCGGTCGTCCTCAAGGCGGCCGGCCAGCTCGCCAAGCCCTCGACCGCGCCGACGATCACCCTCAAGGCCCCCGCCACCGGCGCCACCGGCACCGTCGAACTCACCGCCGACCTGGACGGGGGGCAGCTCAACCGCGTCGTCTTCGCCGCCCAGGTCGGCAACGGCAAGTGGCGCACCCTCGGCTCCGCCGACCACGCCCCCTACAAGGTCACCCAGACCATCGCCGAGGACGTACCGGCCGGAACCGCCCTGCGCTACAAGGCGGTCGTGATCGATTCGGCCGGGCGCACGGCGAGCGCCACCGCGCAGAGCCTCACCGGCACCCCGCCCGCCGAGGAGATCCCCACCGCCTCCTCACGCGACTACGCGATCGTCCACTACAAGCGCACCGACGGCGACTACGCCGACTGGGGCCTGTACGCCTGGGGCGACCTCGCCGACGGCGAGTCGACGAACTGGCCGGACAGCCACCCCTTCATCGGCCGTGACGCCTATGGCGCCTTCGCCTACGTCAAGCTGAAGCCGGGGGCGTCTTCCATCGGCTTCCTGGTCATCGACAAGCAGGGCACCAAGGACGTCTCCGCCGACCGGACGATCGACGTCACCAGGACGGGTGAGGTCTGGGTCGAGCAGGGCAAGGAGGCCGTGCTCACGCAGCGGCCCGACTATCCGGCCCAGGACAAGTCCAAGGCGGTCCTCCACTACCACCGCGCCGACGGGAACTACGACGGCTGGGGCCTGCATGTCTGGACCGGCGCCGCGAACCCCACCGACTGGTCGAACCCCCTGAAGCCGGTGAAGACTGACGCCTATGGTGCGGTCTTCGAGGTACCGCTCACCGACGGTGCCACCAGCCTCAGCTACATCGTCCACAAGGGCGACGACAAGGACCTGCCCGCCGACCAGTCGCTCGACCTCACGGCCAACGGCCACGAGGTGTGGCTGTTGAACGGCCGGGAGAAGTACCTGCTGCCGCAGCCGGCAGGCTCCGCCGCCGCGCTCGACCTCACCACCTCCAAGGCCGTCTGGATCGACCGGAACACGGTCGCCTGGAACGGCTCCGAGGCGGCCGTCTCCACCCAGCTGCTGTACTCGCGCGACGGGTCGATCGCGGTCAAGGACGGCGCGCTGACCAGCGACGACGAGCGCTGGCTCCGCCTGACCAAGACCACGCTCACGGACGCCCAGAAGGCGAAGTTCCCGCACCTGAAGGCCTACACCGCCTGGTCGGTCGACCCACGTGACCGCGACCGGGTCCGGGAGGCCCTCGGCGGCCAGCTGGTCGCCTCCCAGCGGGCCGCGAACGGCGCCGTGCTCGCCGCGACGGGCGTCCAGATCGCCGGCGTACTCGACGACCTGTACCCGGAGGCTACGAAGGCGCGACTCGGGCCGACCTTCCGTAATGGGCGTCCCACACTGGCCGTCTGGGCGCCGACGGCACAGTCGGTGAAGCTCGAACTCGACGGCTCCGCCGTCGCCATGAAGCGCGACGACACCACCGGCGTCTGGTCCGTCACCGGGCCCAGGTCCTGGAAGAACAAGCCCTACCGGTATGTCGTGAAGGTGTGGGCACCCAGCGTCCGGAAGATCGTCACCAACAAGGTCACCGACCCCTACTCGGTCGCCCTGACCGCGAACTCCGAGCGCAGCCTCGTCGTCGACCTCGACGACAGGTCCCTCGCCCCCGGCGGCTGGTCGGCCCTGACCAAGCCCAGGGCCGTACCGCTGAAGGACGCGCAGATCCAGGAGCTGCACATCCGGGACTTCTCCGTCGAGGACCGGACGGCCCGGCACCCGGGCACGTACCTCGCCTTCACGGACAAGGACAGCGACGGTTCGAAGCACCTGCGCGAACTGGCGAAGGCGGGCGCGTCCTACGTCCATCTCCTCCCGGCGTTCGACATCGCCACCATTCCGGAGAAGAGGTCCGACCAGGCGACCACCGACTGCGACCTCGCCTCCTACCCGGCCGACTCCGACAAGCAGCAGGAGTGCGTGGCGAAGATCGCCGCGAAGGACGCCTACAACTGGGGCTACGACCCGTACCACTACACCGTCCCCGAGGGCTCGTACGCCACCGACCCGGACGGCACGGCCCGTACCGTCGAGTTCCGCAGGATGGTCAAGGCGCTGAACGAGGACGGTCTGCGGGTCGTCATGGACGTCGTCTACAACCACACGGCGGCGAGCGGGCAGGCGGACACCTCCGTGCTCGACAGGATCGTGCCGGGCTACTACCAGCGGCTGCTGGCCGACGGCTCGGTCGCGAACAGCACCTGCTGCGCCAACACGGCCACCGAGAACGCCATGATGGGCAAGCTGGTCGTCGACTCGGTCGTCACCTGGGCCAAGGAGTACAAGGTCGACGGCTTCCGCTTCGACCTGATGGGGCACCACCCGAAGGCCAACATCCTGGCCGTCAGGAAGGCCCTCGACGCACTCACCCCCGAGAAGGACGGCGTCGACGGCAAGAAGATCATCCTCTACGGCGAGGGCTGGAACTTCGGCGAGGTCGCCGACGACGCGCGCTTCGTGCAGGCCACGCAGAAGAACATGGCCGGCACCGGCATCGCGACCTTCTCCGACCGGGCGCGGGACGCCGTGCGCGGCGGCGGCCCCTTCGACTCCGACCCCGGCATCCAGGGCTTCGCCTCCGGGCTGTACACCGACCCCAACTCGTCGGCCGGCAACGGCACTCCGGCGGAGCAGAAGGCCCGGCTGCTGCACTACCAGGACCTGATCAAGGTGGGTCTTTCCGGCAACCTCGCGAAGTACCGCTTCACCGACACCGCCGGCAAGGAGGTCACCGGCGCCGAGGTCGACTACAACGGAGCCCCCGCCGGCTACGCGGACGCGCCCGGCGACGCCCTCGCCTACGCCGACGCGCACGACAACGAGTCGCTGTTCGACGCGCTCACCTACAAGCTGCCCGCCTCGACGAGCCCGTCGGACCGCGCGCGGATGCAGGTCCTCGCCATGGCCACGGCCGCCCTGTCCCAGGGGCCCTCCCTGTCCCAGGCCGGCACCGACCTGCTGCGCTCCAAGTCCCTCGACCGCAACTCCTACGACAGCGGTGACTGGTTCAACGCCATCCACTGGAACTGCGCGGACGGCAACGGCTTCGGACGCGGACTGCCCATGGCCGCCGACAACGCCTCCAAGTGGCCTTACGCCACACCCCTGTTGAGCACCGTCGGCGTGGGCTGCGCGCAGATCGACGGCGCCTCGGCCGCTTACCGTGACCTGCTGAAGATCCGTACGACGGAGCAGTTCTTCTCCCTCGGCACGGCCGAGCAGGTGCAGTCGAATCTCTCCTTCCCGCTGTCGGGGAAGGACGAGACTCCCGGCGTGATCACCATGGAACTCGGTGACCTGGTCGTCGTGTTCAACGCGACGCCGAAGACGCAGGAGCAGCGGATCGACGCGCTGACCGGGACGGCGTTCGCGCTGCACCCCGTGCAGCGGGCCGGAGCGGACTCCATCGTCAAGGCGTCGGCGTACGAGCGGGAATCGGGTACCTTCACCGTTCCTGCGCGGACTGTGGCGGTATTCGCCCGCACGTCCTGA
- a CDS encoding sugar ABC transporter permease, which translates to MSTTTVETSAAAPQDDSAAGKPRRVLRRGESGPAARLVSHGILIVASLIALFPVAWLVYLSLGPDKDDYLHPGAIWGKMTFDNYSFVLEHTKFFDWLQTTLIVTLGTTLIGVIISATTGYAVSRMRFPGYKKFMWVLLVTQMFPVAVLMVPMYQILSDLQLIDSYLGLVLVYCTTTVPYCAWLMKGYFDTIPFEIDEAGRVDGLTPFGTFARLILPLAKPGLAVAAFYSFLTAFGEVAFASTFMLSDTKYTFAVGLQTFVSEHDAQRNLMAATAVLIAIPVSAFFYFVQRNLVTGLTAGGTKG; encoded by the coding sequence ATGAGCACGACCACTGTTGAGACCTCCGCCGCGGCGCCCCAGGACGACTCCGCGGCCGGCAAACCCCGTAGGGTGCTCCGCCGCGGCGAGAGCGGCCCCGCCGCGCGCCTCGTCTCCCACGGCATCCTGATCGTCGCGAGCCTGATCGCGCTCTTCCCCGTCGCCTGGCTGGTCTACCTGTCCCTCGGCCCGGACAAGGACGACTATCTGCACCCCGGCGCCATCTGGGGCAAGATGACGTTCGACAACTACTCGTTCGTGCTGGAGCACACGAAGTTCTTCGACTGGCTCCAGACCACGCTGATCGTCACCCTGGGCACCACGCTCATTGGTGTGATCATCTCCGCCACGACCGGCTACGCCGTCTCCCGCATGCGCTTCCCTGGCTACAAGAAGTTCATGTGGGTGCTCCTGGTCACCCAGATGTTCCCGGTAGCGGTACTCATGGTGCCGATGTACCAGATCCTGTCGGACCTGCAGCTCATCGACAGCTACCTTGGTCTCGTCCTCGTCTACTGCACGACCACCGTCCCCTACTGCGCCTGGCTGATGAAGGGCTACTTCGACACCATCCCGTTCGAGATCGACGAGGCGGGACGCGTCGACGGGCTGACCCCCTTCGGCACGTTCGCGCGACTGATCCTGCCGCTCGCCAAGCCGGGCCTGGCGGTCGCCGCCTTCTACAGCTTCCTCACGGCCTTCGGTGAGGTCGCGTTCGCGTCGACGTTCATGCTGTCCGACACGAAGTACACCTTCGCGGTCGGTCTGCAGACCTTCGTCAGCGAACACGACGCCCAGCGCAACCTGATGGCCGCCACCGCGGTGCTGATCGCGATACCCGTCTCCGCGTTCTTCTACTTCGTGCAGAGGAACCTGGTGACCGGCCTCACCGCCGGCGGCACGAAAGGGTGA
- a CDS encoding carbohydrate ABC transporter permease: protein MTVAIDRATGKRRGEPGPRPGLGQRLKHGYQKHWYAYAMIAPVVIVLGVLVLYPLVYGLYLTLTDANSLNTARTIGVNHIDATYKFIGLDNYQDILFGPTAYDRFWSHFIWTVVWTALCVTLHYTIGLGLALLLNQKLRGRTLYRLILILPWAVPTFVTVFGWRFMLADGGIINSALDALHLPSPLWLEDTFWQRFAAIMVNTWCGVPFMMLSLLGGLQSIDSSLYEAAEMDGASAWQRFRYVTLPGLRSVSSTVVLLGIIWTFNQFAIIFLLFGNTAPDAQILVTWAYYLGFGQQPRDFAQSAAYGILLLAILIVFTSFYRRWLNRNEQQLAI, encoded by the coding sequence ATGACAGTCGCCATCGACCGCGCGACCGGAAAGCGCCGAGGTGAGCCCGGCCCGCGCCCCGGGCTCGGACAGCGCCTGAAGCACGGCTACCAGAAGCACTGGTACGCCTACGCGATGATCGCCCCGGTGGTGATCGTCCTCGGCGTCCTCGTGCTCTATCCCCTGGTGTACGGCCTCTACCTCACCCTCACCGACGCCAACAGCCTCAACACGGCCCGCACGATCGGCGTCAACCACATCGACGCCACCTACAAGTTCATCGGCCTCGACAACTACCAGGACATCCTGTTCGGCCCGACGGCGTACGACCGCTTCTGGTCGCACTTCATCTGGACGGTCGTATGGACCGCGCTCTGCGTCACCCTGCACTACACGATCGGCCTGGGCCTCGCCCTGCTGCTCAACCAGAAGCTGCGCGGCCGCACCCTCTACCGGCTGATCCTTATCCTGCCCTGGGCCGTGCCCACCTTCGTCACCGTCTTCGGCTGGCGGTTCATGCTCGCCGACGGCGGCATCATCAACTCGGCGCTGGACGCGCTCCATCTGCCGTCGCCGCTGTGGCTCGAGGACACCTTCTGGCAACGGTTCGCCGCGATCATGGTCAACACCTGGTGCGGTGTCCCCTTCATGATGCTGTCGCTGCTCGGCGGACTGCAGTCCATCGACTCCTCGCTCTACGAGGCCGCCGAGATGGACGGCGCGAGCGCCTGGCAGCGCTTCCGGTACGTCACCCTGCCGGGCCTCAGGTCCGTCAGCTCCACCGTCGTACTCCTCGGCATCATCTGGACCTTCAACCAGTTCGCCATCATCTTCCTGCTGTTCGGCAACACCGCCCCCGACGCCCAGATCCTTGTCACCTGGGCGTACTACCTCGGCTTCGGACAGCAGCCGCGCGACTTCGCGCAGTCGGCCGCCTACGGCATCCTGCTGCTGGCCATCCTGATCGTCTTCACCTCCTTCTACCGCCGCTGGCTGAACCGCAATGAGCAGCAGCTCGCGATCTGA